Proteins from a genomic interval of Hornefia porci:
- a CDS encoding IS110 family transposase, which yields MLNAVGIDVSKGKSTVAVLQPAGVVVRKPFNVSHTKKDLDQLVSFIKGLEGETRIVMESTGHYHEPILKSLSEAGLFVSAFP from the coding sequence ATGTTGAACGCCGTAGGCATTGATGTTTCCAAAGGCAAGAGCACTGTGGCGGTCCTGCAGCCCGCCGGTGTGGTCGTTCGTAAACCTTTCAATGTTTCTCACACGAAGAAGGATCTTGATCAGTTAGTCTCCTTCATCAAAGGGCTTGAGGGTGAGACCCGTATCGTTATGGAGAGCACCGGTCATTACCATGAACCGATCCTCAAATCCCTTTCCGAGGCGGGTCTGTTCGTTTCTGCTTTCCCGTGA
- the rplS gene encoding 50S ribosomal protein L19 produces the protein MNAIDAVTQDYLKKDIPEFGVGDTVRVHIKIKEGNRERIQVFEGFVLKRQNGGIGESFTVRRIASGVGVEKTFPLHSPWVEKIEVVRKGDVRRARLHYMRGRTGKSAKIKSKESR, from the coding sequence ATGAATGCAATAGATGCTGTGACTCAGGATTACCTGAAGAAGGACATTCCGGAATTTGGTGTCGGCGATACCGTTCGCGTACACATCAAGATTAAAGAAGGAAACAGAGAGAGAATTCAGGTCTTTGAGGGTTTCGTGCTGAAGCGTCAGAACGGCGGAATCGGAGAGAGCTTCACCGTCAGAAGAATCGCATCAGGCGTCGGCGTTGAAAAGACATTCCCGCTTCATTCACCATGGGTTGAGAAGATCGAGGTCGTTCGCAAGGGCGATGTCAGAAGAGCAAGGCTCCACTACATGCGTGGCAGAACAGGAAAGTCCGCGAAGATCAAATCAAAGGAAAGCAGATAA
- a CDS encoding DHHW family protein, with protein sequence MRNSSYTRITGLLFIVCLAAVFLLNLILPDKTFSAVENRVLQALPSFSISKYMEGRYETKLENYVNDQFLFRNTFIRIKSAADVTEGKLEANGVYRCRDHYLMEEISTPNKHFVYTKNALRQFSRQYSDVKMYFLLAPNAANILSDKLPATVRMADQNSYMDSFLSDLRSFGYTTIDVRDAFRKAKEDTQLYYRTDHHWTSDGAYLAYRTAAKKIKLDTKTAYDGYAVKNDFRGTLCSKSGFVNGRDDAIKIYLPDSRQNYRNSVIYYADTKKKTTHFYQLDNLKKKDAYTVFGGSNHPMYTIQTPGTEDRTLLLIKDSYANSFIPFLSRNYRRIIVVDPRYFFEDIGDLINAYKVDEILFLYNANTFFQDDSLEMMLSD encoded by the coding sequence ATGCGAAACAGTTCCTACACCAGAATAACCGGTCTTCTGTTCATCGTCTGTCTGGCGGCGGTGTTCCTGCTGAATCTCATTCTGCCGGACAAAACCTTTTCCGCTGTGGAGAACCGGGTTCTTCAGGCGCTGCCGTCATTTTCGATCTCAAAATACATGGAAGGGCGCTATGAAACAAAGCTGGAAAACTATGTGAACGACCAGTTCCTGTTCCGGAACACCTTCATCCGGATTAAATCCGCCGCGGACGTTACAGAGGGAAAGCTGGAGGCCAACGGAGTATATCGCTGCAGGGATCATTACCTCATGGAGGAGATCAGCACGCCGAACAAGCACTTTGTCTATACAAAAAACGCCCTGCGCCAGTTCAGCCGTCAGTACAGCGATGTGAAAATGTATTTCCTGCTGGCGCCGAACGCCGCGAACATTCTTTCCGACAAGCTTCCGGCCACCGTGCGGATGGCCGACCAGAACAGCTATATGGACTCGTTTCTGTCTGATCTGCGCAGCTTCGGCTACACGACGATTGACGTTCGGGACGCATTCCGCAAGGCGAAGGAGGATACGCAGCTCTATTACCGGACCGACCACCACTGGACCAGCGACGGAGCGTATCTCGCGTACCGGACCGCCGCGAAGAAAATAAAGCTTGATACAAAGACCGCCTACGACGGCTACGCCGTCAAAAACGACTTCAGGGGAACGCTCTGCTCCAAGAGCGGATTCGTCAACGGACGGGACGACGCGATAAAAATCTATCTCCCCGACAGCCGTCAGAATTACCGCAATTCCGTGATCTACTACGCCGACACAAAGAAAAAGACAACCCACTTCTATCAGCTTGACAATCTGAAGAAGAAGGATGCCTATACCGTATTCGGCGGAAGCAATCATCCGATGTACACGATTCAGACGCCGGGGACAGAGGATCGCACCCTGCTGCTGATCAAAGACAGCTACGCCAACAGCTTTATCCCGTTTCTGTCCCGGAACTACCGGAGAATCATCGTCGTGGATCCCCGCTATTTCTTCGAGGATATCGGTGACCTCATTAATGCCTACAAAGTGGATGAAATACTGTTCCTCTACAACGCCAATACCTTCTTTCAGGATGATTCTCTGGAAATGATGCTCAGTGACTGA
- a CDS encoding ribonuclease HII, which produces MKKEEREQRMRQRLREMRLPEEALWEQGIRYIGGIDEVGRGPLAGPVVAACVVLPQDFDLLGVDDSKKLSEKRREHLYSRILERAVAWGIGRRGPEVIDEINILEATKLAMLDAAAAADEMLREKDGSTMEHVLIDALRLEALDKPQTSIIRGDSSSVSIAAASIVAKVTRDRRMIKYAEEYPGYGFERNKGYGTKAHYEGIREHGVTPIHRRNFLKNTGY; this is translated from the coding sequence ATGAAAAAAGAAGAACGGGAGCAGCGCATGCGGCAGCGGCTCCGGGAAATGAGGCTTCCGGAAGAGGCCTTGTGGGAACAGGGGATCCGGTATATCGGCGGTATCGACGAGGTAGGCCGGGGTCCGCTGGCGGGGCCTGTCGTTGCGGCCTGTGTCGTGCTCCCGCAGGATTTCGACCTTCTGGGGGTGGATGATTCCAAGAAACTGTCGGAGAAGAGACGGGAGCACCTGTACAGTCGGATCCTGGAACGGGCGGTCGCCTGGGGGATAGGGCGCCGGGGGCCGGAGGTCATCGATGAGATTAATATTCTGGAGGCCACAAAGCTTGCCATGCTGGATGCGGCGGCTGCCGCAGACGAGATGCTCCGGGAGAAAGACGGGAGCACCATGGAGCACGTGCTGATCGACGCACTGAGGCTGGAGGCTCTGGATAAGCCGCAGACTTCCATCATCAGAGGAGACAGCAGCAGCGTATCCATCGCGGCAGCGTCCATCGTTGCCAAGGTGACACGGGATCGACGGATGATCAAGTATGCGGAGGAGTATCCCGGATACGGCTTCGAGAGAAATAAAGGCTACGGTACAAAGGCGCACTACGAGGGAATCCGGGAGCACGGAGTGACCCCGATTCATCGGCGCAATTTTTTAAAAAATACCGGTTATTGA
- a CDS encoding type II toxin-antitoxin system RelB/DinJ family antitoxin: MARTTTKTANVYTRVDPETKEQAEAILNHLGIPMSNAIGMFLKQVIIQRGIPFEMKLPVAKPVSIGELTKEQFDAEMKLGMDDVAAGRVVSAEDVEAEMRRLYSE, translated from the coding sequence ATGGCAAGGACAACTACCAAAACAGCGAATGTATATACACGAGTAGATCCCGAGACAAAGGAGCAGGCCGAAGCCATCCTGAATCATCTTGGAATCCCGATGTCAAATGCCATCGGCATGTTTTTAAAGCAGGTGATCATCCAGCGGGGAATACCTTTTGAAATGAAGCTTCCTGTCGCAAAGCCTGTTTCTATAGGCGAACTGACGAAAGAACAGTTCGATGCTGAAATGAAACTGGGGATGGATGATGTCGCTGCAGGCCGCGTCGTTTCTGCTGAGGATGTCGAAGCTGAAATGAGGAGACTATACAGCGAATGA
- a CDS encoding formate--tetrahydrofolate ligase: MEIKTDIEIAQAVEKEPILNIARDAGIDEKYVELYGNYKAKIDYSILEEKKNEPDGKLILVTAISPTPAGEGKTTTSAGLADAFHRLDKKVMLALREPSLGPVFGIKGGAAGGGYAQVVPMEDINLHFTGDMHAIGAANNLIAAMLDNHIQQGNALNIDPRRITWKRAVDMNDRQLRHILDGMGGKASGVPREDGFEITVASEVMAILCLSHDIEDLKDKLSRIILGYTYDGAPVTVADIKAQGAAAALLKDALKPNLVQTLEHTPAFVHGGPFANIAHGCNSLMATKMALKLADYVVTEAGFAADLGAEKFVDIKCRKGGLRPDACVLVATVRALKYHGGVPKKDLNEENLEALEAGLPNLLQHLENIREVYGIPAVVALNEFPTDTQAEVHLVEEKCRELGVNVVLSQVWAKGGEGGVDLAKEVIRLIEEEENHFSFTYPLELTIREKIETIAKRVYHADGVIYEKKAAQSIDQLEKLGYGGLPICVAKTQFSFSDDPSLLGAPEGFHITVTEAKADAGAGFIVVKTGNIMTMPGLPRVPAAEKIDVDNSGRITGLF; encoded by the coding sequence ATGGAAATCAAAACCGATATCGAAATCGCACAGGCAGTGGAAAAAGAACCGATTCTGAACATCGCGAGGGACGCGGGCATTGATGAAAAGTACGTGGAGCTGTACGGAAACTATAAGGCGAAGATCGATTACAGCATCCTGGAAGAAAAAAAGAATGAGCCGGACGGTAAACTGATCCTGGTGACGGCGATTTCTCCGACTCCGGCGGGTGAGGGAAAGACCACCACATCAGCGGGACTTGCAGACGCTTTTCACAGACTGGACAAAAAGGTGATGCTGGCGCTGAGGGAGCCTTCTCTGGGCCCCGTGTTCGGCATCAAAGGCGGAGCGGCGGGCGGAGGCTACGCCCAGGTGGTTCCGATGGAGGACATCAATCTGCACTTTACCGGAGATATGCACGCCATCGGCGCCGCGAACAATCTGATCGCCGCCATGCTGGACAACCATATTCAGCAGGGAAATGCGCTGAACATTGATCCCAGAAGAATCACATGGAAACGCGCTGTGGATATGAATGACCGGCAGCTCCGACATATTCTGGACGGAATGGGCGGAAAGGCCAGCGGAGTTCCGAGGGAAGACGGATTTGAGATTACAGTGGCCAGCGAGGTCATGGCGATTCTTTGTCTCTCCCACGATATAGAAGATCTGAAGGATAAGCTTTCCAGAATTATTCTGGGGTATACATACGACGGAGCGCCGGTTACCGTGGCGGATATCAAGGCACAGGGAGCGGCGGCAGCACTGCTGAAGGACGCGCTGAAACCGAATCTGGTGCAGACTCTGGAGCATACGCCTGCATTTGTACACGGCGGACCATTCGCAAACATCGCTCATGGCTGCAATTCGCTGATGGCGACGAAGATGGCGCTCAAACTGGCAGACTATGTCGTTACGGAGGCGGGCTTCGCTGCGGATCTCGGTGCGGAGAAGTTCGTTGACATCAAATGCCGCAAGGGCGGTCTGAGGCCGGACGCCTGCGTTCTGGTCGCGACAGTACGGGCGCTGAAGTATCATGGCGGCGTGCCTAAGAAGGATCTTAATGAAGAAAATCTGGAGGCGCTGGAGGCAGGGCTGCCTAATCTTCTGCAGCATCTTGAGAATATCCGGGAAGTCTACGGCATTCCGGCGGTTGTGGCGCTGAATGAGTTCCCTACGGATACACAGGCGGAGGTTCACCTCGTTGAGGAGAAATGCCGTGAGCTGGGCGTCAACGTGGTTCTCAGCCAGGTATGGGCAAAGGGCGGCGAAGGCGGCGTCGACCTGGCGAAGGAGGTCATCCGTCTTATTGAGGAGGAAGAAAATCATTTCAGCTTTACATATCCTCTGGAGCTGACCATCCGGGAAAAGATTGAAACCATCGCAAAACGCGTATACCATGCAGACGGCGTGATTTACGAAAAGAAGGCGGCGCAGTCCATCGATCAGTTGGAAAAACTGGGTTACGGCGGCCTTCCGATCTGCGTGGCGAAAACCCAGTTCAGCTTCTCGGATGACCCGTCCCTGCTGGGTGCGCCAGAGGGCTTCCATATCACGGTGACAGAGGCGAAAGCGGATGCGGGAGCAGGATTCATCGTGGTGAAGACCGGAAATATCATGACGATGCCGGGGCTGCCCAGGGTACCCGCGGCGGAGAAAATCGATGTGGATAACTCCGGAAGGATTACCGGGCTGTTTTAA
- the ylqF gene encoding ribosome biogenesis GTPase YlqF, giving the protein MNSINWYPGHMKKTRELIRDNLKMVDLVIEVIDARIPVSSRNPIIDELVGEKPRVIILNKKDLADPEENRNWTAFFRAGGIRALEMNCVSGEGVKTLYGALSARQEEIGSARYKRPMRMMIVGVPNCGKSSLINRLTGKKSARTGDRPGVTKGKQWLTLSNGMQLLDTPGILWPKFEDPRVGLNLAYCGSIRDEILDTADLALSFLEDMQNRYPEMLRERYRLEELGETPLETMERIAEKRGFILPGRRIDYERCARTVLDEFRSGRIGRITLETAPGNITPEGAL; this is encoded by the coding sequence ATGAACAGTATCAACTGGTACCCCGGTCATATGAAAAAGACCCGGGAACTGATCCGTGATAATCTGAAAATGGTGGATCTGGTCATCGAGGTCATCGACGCCAGGATTCCGGTTTCCAGCAGGAACCCCATCATCGATGAACTGGTGGGGGAGAAGCCCCGGGTGATTATTCTGAACAAAAAAGATCTGGCGGATCCTGAAGAGAACCGGAACTGGACTGCCTTCTTCCGCGCCGGCGGCATTCGGGCGCTGGAGATGAACTGTGTCAGCGGCGAAGGGGTCAAAACTCTGTACGGGGCTTTGTCCGCAAGGCAGGAAGAAATCGGGTCCGCCCGTTACAAGCGGCCGATGCGTATGATGATCGTGGGCGTACCCAACTGCGGCAAATCCTCGCTGATTAACCGTCTGACCGGAAAGAAGAGCGCGCGGACCGGCGACCGGCCGGGAGTGACGAAGGGAAAGCAGTGGCTGACCCTGTCCAACGGAATGCAGCTGCTGGACACGCCCGGGATTTTGTGGCCGAAGTTTGAGGATCCCCGCGTGGGGCTGAATCTCGCATACTGCGGGAGCATCCGGGACGAGATTCTGGATACGGCGGATCTGGCGCTGTCTTTTCTGGAGGATATGCAGAACCGTTATCCGGAGATGCTTCGGGAACGCTACCGACTGGAGGAACTGGGAGAGACGCCGCTGGAGACCATGGAGCGCATAGCGGAGAAACGGGGATTCATTCTGCCGGGCAGGAGAATCGACTATGAGCGGTGCGCCCGGACTGTTCTGGATGAATTTCGCAGCGGCAGAATCGGAAGGATCACACTGGAGACCGCACCGGGAAACATCACACCGGAGGGCGCACTATGA
- a CDS encoding MBOAT family O-acyltransferase, translating into MQFMGLDYSDYDSYIYYKSREALGVQEVLVVRVYRRDDLTAVEDAIDRRVADQTRTFEGYGPSQVAMLKNAIIYKRGNYISIAWTKILTGMRRCSVMLFSSIVFIFCFLPILLAVYFLVPKKYLFARNIVLLLFSLVFYSWGEPVYVFLMIYSAFFNYFMAHLIAQDRRKGGSGKRDFLFALVMNLFILCFFKYFGFLMDTVNGIFHSHISYTALSLPIGISFYTFQALSYIIDVYRDKVKPQSSFLNFALYLALFPQLIAGPIVKYIDIESQLSYRETNPEKFGQGATRFMLGLGKKVLLANNLGALHQLVLNLPDSQASVLSFWIGALAYTLQIYFDFSGYSDMAIGLGRMFGFEFLENFNYPYISRSVTEFWRRWHMSLSGWFRDYLYIPLGGNRVTVPRHILNLLIVWSLTGLWHGASWNFVFWGYITESC; encoded by the coding sequence GTTCTGGTTGTCCGCGTTTACCGGCGAGACGACCTGACCGCGGTGGAGGACGCCATCGACAGGCGCGTCGCAGATCAGACAAGGACCTTTGAAGGCTACGGGCCGTCTCAGGTCGCCATGCTGAAAAACGCCATCATATACAAACGCGGAAACTATATTTCTATTGCGTGGACAAAAATCCTGACCGGTATGAGGAGGTGTTCCGTCATGCTCTTTAGCAGTATCGTATTCATCTTCTGCTTCCTGCCGATCCTTCTGGCCGTGTATTTCCTCGTGCCGAAAAAATATCTGTTCGCCCGGAACATCGTTCTGCTGCTTTTCAGTCTCGTCTTTTACAGCTGGGGAGAGCCGGTCTATGTGTTCCTGATGATTTACAGCGCCTTTTTCAATTATTTCATGGCGCATCTGATCGCGCAGGACAGGCGAAAGGGCGGCTCCGGGAAGCGGGACTTTCTGTTCGCGCTTGTGATGAACCTCTTCATCCTGTGTTTCTTCAAATACTTCGGCTTCCTGATGGACACCGTGAACGGAATCTTCCATTCCCATATTTCCTATACCGCGCTGTCCCTGCCTATCGGTATTTCATTTTACACCTTCCAGGCGCTGTCCTACATCATCGATGTGTACCGGGACAAAGTGAAGCCCCAGAGCAGCTTTCTGAACTTCGCTCTGTACCTGGCGCTGTTCCCGCAGCTGATCGCCGGTCCCATCGTGAAGTACATCGACATTGAGAGTCAGCTGTCATACCGTGAAACGAATCCGGAGAAATTCGGCCAGGGCGCGACGCGCTTCATGCTCGGTCTCGGAAAGAAGGTGCTCCTGGCCAACAACCTGGGCGCGCTGCACCAGCTGGTCCTGAACCTGCCGGACAGCCAGGCCTCGGTCCTCTCCTTCTGGATCGGCGCGCTGGCCTATACGCTGCAGATCTACTTTGACTTCAGCGGATATTCTGACATGGCCATCGGTCTGGGCCGTATGTTCGGCTTTGAGTTTCTGGAGAATTTCAACTATCCCTATATCAGCAGGAGCGTCACGGAATTCTGGCGCAGATGGCATATGTCTCTGTCCGGATGGTTCCGGGACTACCTCTACATTCCGCTGGGCGGCAACCGGGTTACGGTTCCCCGCCATATCCTGAATCTGCTGATTGTCTGGTCCCTGACCGGGCTGTGGCACGGCGCCAGCTGGAATTTTGTATTCTGGGGTTATATTACGGAGTCGTGCTGA
- a CDS encoding type II toxin-antitoxin system RelE/ParE family toxin translates to MKIVYTFKARQDLRDIYEYIACTLLVPETAGRMTDSIMKKVRTLESMPERNPMYKEEPWLSQGVRFLPVKSYLVFYTVNFSKETVSVVRIMYAGRDIRNQLNETTEW, encoded by the coding sequence ATGAAGATCGTCTACACATTCAAGGCAAGACAGGACTTACGGGATATTTACGAATACATTGCCTGCACACTGCTTGTTCCGGAGACAGCAGGCAGAATGACCGATTCGATTATGAAAAAGGTCAGAACGCTGGAATCCATGCCGGAAAGAAATCCTATGTATAAGGAAGAGCCGTGGCTCAGTCAGGGCGTTCGCTTTCTGCCCGTCAAAAGCTATCTGGTTTTCTACACGGTTAATTTTTCCAAAGAGACTGTTTCTGTTGTCCGTATCATGTATGCCGGAAGAGATATTCGAAATCAATTGAATGAAACGACAGAGTGGTAA